From Burkholderia savannae, a single genomic window includes:
- a CDS encoding PucR family transcriptional regulator: protein MSLTVSEILHLPGLEELELRAGERGVQRPVRWYYVAENEGIADWVMGGELVFVTGINHPRDEANLLQLIREGAKSRIAGMVILTGEAFIRRIPDSVVALAEQFDIPLIEQPYLLKMVIVTQLIGTALVRHENTLRSQRDIVNQLLTGDYPSIDIAAHRARNLQLALDRPRRVVALRLAGVPALFDGREPALAEALLQEARQTVQRGLDDWLRDAHGALPVVEQGELFVLLLPCDDPRFRKSKLALGALRDALNRQIGPLTLFVGISSTVGAARHYCRGLAEARQALGVAEGMRPGLGLCDYSELGVLKLLAAIPDPTLIDSFVKETLGNLLDSNRKHPTMLIETLEALLQENGNAIKAAEQLSIHRNTLNHRLRRIETQSGQSLADPYFRLNASVALLAWRMSDTQRQEF, encoded by the coding sequence ATGAGTCTGACCGTCAGCGAGATCCTGCACCTGCCTGGCCTCGAGGAGCTCGAGCTGCGCGCGGGCGAGCGCGGCGTGCAGCGGCCGGTGCGCTGGTATTACGTCGCGGAGAACGAGGGCATCGCCGACTGGGTGATGGGCGGCGAGCTCGTGTTCGTCACCGGAATCAATCATCCGCGCGACGAGGCGAACCTGCTGCAGTTGATTCGCGAAGGGGCGAAGAGCCGCATCGCCGGGATGGTGATCCTGACGGGCGAGGCGTTCATTCGCCGCATTCCCGATTCCGTCGTCGCGCTTGCCGAGCAGTTCGACATTCCGCTGATCGAGCAGCCGTATCTGCTGAAGATGGTGATCGTCACGCAGTTGATCGGCACCGCGCTCGTGCGGCACGAGAACACGCTGCGCTCGCAGCGCGACATCGTCAACCAGCTGCTGACGGGCGATTACCCGAGCATCGACATCGCGGCCCATCGCGCGCGCAACCTGCAGCTCGCGCTCGACAGGCCGCGGCGCGTCGTCGCGCTGCGGCTCGCGGGCGTGCCGGCGCTGTTCGACGGACGAGAGCCGGCCCTGGCCGAAGCGCTGCTGCAGGAGGCGCGGCAGACCGTGCAGCGCGGCCTCGACGACTGGCTGCGCGACGCGCACGGCGCGCTGCCCGTCGTCGAGCAGGGCGAGCTGTTCGTGCTGCTGCTGCCGTGCGACGATCCGCGCTTTCGCAAGAGCAAGCTCGCGCTCGGCGCGCTGCGCGACGCGCTGAACCGGCAGATCGGCCCGCTCACGCTATTCGTCGGAATCTCGTCGACGGTCGGCGCCGCGCGCCACTATTGCCGCGGGCTCGCCGAGGCGCGACAGGCGCTCGGCGTCGCCGAAGGCATGCGGCCGGGGCTGGGGCTGTGCGATTACAGCGAACTCGGCGTATTGAAGCTGCTCGCCGCGATCCCCGATCCGACGCTGATCGACAGCTTCGTGAAGGAAACGCTCGGTAATCTGCTCGACAGCAACCGCAAGCATCCGACGATGCTGATCGAGACGCTCGAGGCGCTGCTTCAGGAGAACGGCAACGCGATCAAGGCGGCCGAGCAGTTGTCGATTCATCGCAACACGCTCAATCACCGGCTGCGCAGGATCGAGACGCAGTCGGGGCAATCGCTCGCCGATCCGTATTTTCGGTTGAACGCGTCCGTCGCGCTGCTCGCGTGGCGGATGTCGGACACGCAACGACAGGAGTTCTGA
- a CDS encoding GntR family transcriptional regulator, producing the protein MAPRIVPPALKAIEQETMADKVYQQLREALMSGRFAPGQALSLRSVAEAVGSSTMPVRAALTRLRAERALADGPNRALVVPPMTVEMLDELRDVRIALEGCVAERAAARMTDAQIAGVRRICETMNAHVEAGRSRAYLQSNFAFHSAIYAHGASENTLAIIQNLWMRIGPFLNMVALDVPHMRRSMDAHRAIVDALERRDGAGARAGIALDIGGAAHDLAATLAAERERLGPRRLANE; encoded by the coding sequence TTGGCACCGCGCATCGTCCCGCCCGCGCTCAAGGCCATCGAACAGGAAACGATGGCCGACAAGGTCTACCAGCAACTGCGCGAGGCGCTGATGAGCGGCCGCTTCGCGCCCGGCCAGGCGCTCAGCCTGCGCAGCGTCGCCGAGGCGGTCGGCTCGTCGACGATGCCCGTGCGCGCCGCGCTCACGCGCCTGCGCGCGGAGCGCGCGCTCGCCGACGGCCCGAACCGGGCGCTCGTCGTGCCGCCGATGACCGTCGAGATGCTCGACGAGCTGCGCGACGTGCGCATCGCGCTCGAAGGCTGCGTGGCCGAGCGCGCGGCGGCGCGGATGACCGATGCGCAGATCGCCGGCGTGCGGCGCATTTGCGAGACGATGAACGCGCACGTCGAAGCCGGCCGAAGCCGCGCGTACCTGCAGAGCAACTTCGCGTTCCACAGCGCGATCTACGCGCACGGCGCGAGCGAGAACACGCTCGCGATCATCCAGAACCTGTGGATGCGCATCGGCCCATTCCTGAACATGGTCGCGCTCGACGTCCCGCACATGCGGCGCTCGATGGACGCGCACCGCGCGATCGTCGACGCGCTCGAGCGGCGCGACGGCGCGGGCGCGCGCGCGGGCATCGCGCTCGACATCGGCGGCGCCGCGCACGATCTCGCCGCGACGCTCGCGGCCGAACGCGAGCGGCTCGGCCCGCGCCGGCTCGCGAACGAATAA
- the codB gene encoding cytosine permease yields MATRGEFSLSEVPAHERKGVLSITMVLLSFTFFTGTMFAGGKIGVAFRVVDMLWVAVVGNLLLAAYAAALAFVASRSGLNSVLMGRFCFGEVGSKLSDFLLGFAELGWYAWGTATVAIVLVKLLGWPASVTTPLMVLFGFGFSITAIVGYRGMDALSRVSVPLMFVLLVVSMWIATRDVGGWPGLAKIVPTQPLSFAAAVTMVFGTFASGATQATNWTRLAKSGRAAVAASMIGFFVGNGLMIVAGAYCAIVYQQSDIVEVMMLQGLSIAAVVMLCMNLWTIQGPTIYNVSAAACHLLRSERRRTLTLVGAAVGIVLAIGGMYELLIPFLILLGSIIPPVGGVILADFWYRHRGRYPAIAAARLPRFNVAGLAAYAIGAGLAYASPWIAPLVGIAASSLSYIAFVQIAERIARAPSVQGE; encoded by the coding sequence GTTCGCGGGCGGCAAGATCGGCGTTGCGTTTCGCGTCGTCGACATGCTGTGGGTGGCGGTCGTCGGCAATCTGCTGCTCGCGGCCTACGCGGCGGCGCTTGCGTTCGTCGCGTCGCGCAGCGGATTGAATTCGGTGCTGATGGGGCGCTTCTGTTTCGGCGAGGTCGGCAGCAAGCTGTCCGACTTCCTGCTCGGCTTTGCCGAGCTCGGCTGGTACGCATGGGGCACCGCGACGGTCGCGATCGTGCTCGTCAAGCTGCTCGGCTGGCCCGCGTCGGTCACGACGCCGCTGATGGTGCTGTTCGGGTTCGGCTTCTCGATCACCGCGATCGTCGGCTATCGCGGGATGGACGCGCTGTCGCGCGTATCGGTGCCGCTGATGTTCGTGCTGCTCGTCGTGTCGATGTGGATCGCGACGCGCGACGTCGGCGGCTGGCCGGGCCTCGCGAAGATCGTGCCGACGCAGCCGTTGAGCTTCGCCGCCGCGGTCACGATGGTGTTCGGCACGTTCGCGAGCGGCGCGACGCAGGCGACGAACTGGACGCGGCTCGCGAAGAGCGGCCGCGCGGCCGTCGCCGCGAGCATGATCGGCTTTTTCGTCGGCAACGGGCTGATGATCGTCGCGGGCGCGTACTGCGCGATCGTCTATCAGCAGTCCGACATCGTCGAAGTGATGATGCTGCAAGGGCTGTCGATCGCGGCTGTCGTGATGCTCTGCATGAACCTGTGGACGATCCAGGGGCCGACGATCTACAACGTGTCGGCGGCCGCGTGCCATCTGCTGCGCAGCGAGCGCCGCCGCACGCTGACGCTCGTCGGCGCGGCGGTCGGCATCGTGCTCGCGATCGGCGGCATGTACGAACTGTTGATTCCGTTCCTGATCCTGCTCGGCTCGATCATTCCGCCCGTCGGCGGCGTGATTCTCGCCGATTTCTGGTATCGCCACCGCGGCCGCTATCCGGCGATCGCTGCCGCCCGATTGCCGCGCTTCAATGTCGCGGGGCTCGCCGCGTATGCGATCGGCGCGGGGCTCGCGTATGCGTCGCCGTGGATCGCGCCGCTCGTCGGCATCGCCGCGTCGTCGCTTAGCTACATCGCGTTCGTGCAGATTGCGGAGCGCATCGCGCGTGCGCCGTCGGTCCAGGGAGAGTGA
- a CDS encoding chloride channel protein produces MSAPIASASASASAASAASSTSPESAPTAAAAARSPLVKLAAVTLLTGVGAGLGGMLLALLLHAIQHAAYGYDVAHMIGDESFLQGVTAAPPLRRLAVLIGCGVVAGGGWWALYRFGAPLVSIRRAVRADDSRMPVVSTTVHALLQIVTVALGSPLGREVAPREIGAMWAGWLAHRAGLPAADARVMVACGAGAGLAAVYNVPLGGALFVLEVLLGTFAWRALVPAVATSAIAAFVAWIGLGNEQQYHVAPLAADASLVAWSAVCGPLFGAAAYGFARLTAHARARAPKDGRLPVLALVNFAIVGALAMHFPQLLGNGKGPAALGFDGQLAIALAATLLVLKVAITWGSLRAGAEGGLLTPGLANGALLAIVLGGLWSVAWPGMPAGACAIVGAAAFLAASMQMPLTATVLIVEFTRVGHDFLIPMLIAVAGSVAAFRLIARYREKRA; encoded by the coding sequence ATGTCCGCTCCGATCGCATCCGCTTCTGCTTCCGCTTCCGCGGCTTCAGCCGCTTCGTCGACGTCGCCCGAATCCGCGCCGACGGCGGCCGCCGCCGCGCGCAGCCCGCTCGTCAAGCTCGCGGCCGTCACGTTGCTGACGGGCGTCGGAGCGGGCCTCGGCGGGATGCTGCTTGCGTTGCTGCTGCATGCGATCCAGCACGCCGCGTACGGGTACGACGTCGCGCACATGATCGGTGACGAGAGCTTTCTGCAGGGCGTGACGGCCGCGCCGCCGCTGCGTCGGCTTGCCGTGCTGATCGGCTGCGGCGTCGTCGCGGGCGGCGGCTGGTGGGCGCTGTACCGGTTCGGCGCGCCGCTCGTCAGCATTCGCCGCGCGGTGCGCGCCGACGATTCGCGGATGCCGGTGGTCAGCACGACCGTGCATGCGCTGCTGCAGATCGTCACCGTCGCGCTCGGCTCACCGCTCGGCCGCGAGGTCGCGCCGCGCGAGATCGGCGCGATGTGGGCCGGCTGGCTCGCGCATCGCGCCGGGTTGCCCGCCGCCGACGCGCGCGTGATGGTCGCGTGCGGCGCCGGCGCGGGGCTCGCCGCCGTCTACAACGTGCCGCTCGGCGGCGCGCTCTTCGTGCTCGAAGTGCTGCTCGGCACGTTCGCGTGGCGCGCGCTCGTGCCGGCCGTCGCGACGTCCGCGATCGCGGCGTTCGTCGCGTGGATCGGGCTTGGCAACGAGCAGCAGTATCACGTCGCGCCGCTTGCGGCGGATGCGTCGCTGGTCGCGTGGTCGGCCGTCTGCGGGCCGCTGTTCGGCGCCGCCGCATACGGCTTCGCTCGGCTGACCGCGCACGCGCGGGCGCGCGCGCCGAAGGATGGGCGGCTGCCGGTGCTCGCGCTCGTCAATTTCGCGATCGTCGGCGCGCTCGCGATGCACTTTCCTCAACTGCTCGGCAACGGCAAGGGGCCGGCCGCGCTCGGCTTCGACGGACAGCTCGCGATCGCTCTCGCGGCGACGCTGCTCGTGCTGAAGGTGGCGATCACGTGGGGCAGCCTGCGCGCGGGCGCCGAAGGCGGGCTGCTGACGCCGGGGCTCGCGAACGGCGCGCTGCTCGCGATCGTGCTCGGCGGGCTATGGAGCGTCGCCTGGCCAGGCATGCCCGCCGGTGCGTGCGCGATCGTCGGCGCGGCGGCGTTTCTCGCCGCGTCGATGCAGATGCCGCTCACCGCGACCGTGCTGATCGTCGAGTTCACGCGCGTCGGGCATGATTTCCTGATTCCGATGCTGATCGCGGTGGCGGGTTCGGTCGCGGCGTTTCGCTTGATCGCGCGGTATAGAGAGAAGCGGGCGTGA
- the codA gene encoding cytosine deaminase — translation MKLINATLRKRSGLFSIALDGDTIVSVEQQAVRIDTQGAPGADEVDVEGKLVIPPLVEPHIHLDAVLTAGEPEWNMSGTLFEGIERWAQRKATITHADTKARAHATIGMLRDHGIQHVRTHVDVTDPSLAALAAMLEVKQEARALIDLQIVAFPQEGIESFEGGRALMERAIEMGADVVGGIPHFENTREQGVSSIEFLMDLAERTGCLVDVHCDETDDPHSRFLEVLAEQARVRGVGARVTASHTTAMGSYDNAYCSKLFRLLKRSAINFVSCPTESIHLQGRFDTFPKRRGVTRVAELDRAGMNVCFGQDSIRDPWYPLGNGNILRVLDAGLHICHMMGYQDLARSLDFVTDHSARAMHLGERYGIEPGRPANLVVLDASDDYEALRRQAKALLSIRGGEVIMRRAPERIDYPAAR, via the coding sequence ATGAAGCTCATCAACGCGACGCTGCGCAAGCGCAGCGGCCTTTTCAGCATCGCGCTCGACGGCGACACGATCGTGAGCGTCGAGCAGCAGGCGGTGCGCATCGACACGCAAGGCGCACCGGGCGCGGACGAAGTCGACGTGGAAGGCAAGCTCGTGATCCCGCCGCTCGTCGAGCCGCACATCCATCTCGACGCGGTGCTGACGGCGGGCGAGCCCGAATGGAACATGAGCGGCACGCTGTTCGAAGGCATCGAGCGCTGGGCGCAGCGCAAGGCGACGATCACGCATGCGGACACGAAGGCGCGCGCGCATGCGACGATCGGGATGCTGCGCGACCACGGCATTCAGCACGTTCGCACGCACGTCGACGTCACCGATCCTTCGCTCGCCGCGCTCGCGGCGATGCTCGAAGTGAAGCAAGAGGCGCGCGCGCTCATCGATCTGCAGATCGTCGCGTTTCCGCAGGAAGGGATCGAATCGTTCGAAGGCGGCCGCGCGCTGATGGAGCGCGCGATCGAGATGGGCGCGGACGTCGTGGGCGGCATCCCGCACTTCGAGAACACGCGCGAGCAGGGCGTGAGCTCGATCGAGTTCCTGATGGATCTCGCCGAGCGCACCGGCTGCCTCGTCGACGTGCACTGCGACGAAACCGACGATCCGCATTCGCGCTTTCTCGAAGTGCTCGCCGAGCAAGCGCGCGTGCGCGGCGTCGGCGCGCGCGTGACGGCGAGCCACACGACCGCGATGGGCTCGTATGACAACGCGTATTGCTCGAAGCTGTTTCGCCTGCTCAAGCGCTCGGCAATCAATTTCGTCTCGTGCCCGACCGAAAGCATCCATTTGCAGGGCCGCTTCGACACGTTCCCGAAGCGCCGGGGCGTCACGCGCGTCGCCGAGCTCGACCGCGCCGGCATGAACGTGTGCTTCGGGCAGGATTCGATTCGCGATCCGTGGTATCCGCTCGGCAACGGCAACATCCTGCGCGTGCTCGACGCCGGGCTGCACATCTGCCACATGATGGGCTATCAGGATCTCGCGCGCAGCCTCGACTTCGTCACCGACCACAGCGCTCGGGCGATGCATCTCGGCGAGCGCTACGGCATCGAGCCGGGCCGGCCCGCGAACCTCGTCGTGCTCGACGCGAGCGACGACTACGAGGCGCTGCGGCGGCAGGCGAAGGCGCTGCTGTCGATTCGCGGCGGCGAAGTGATCATGCGCCGCGCGCCCGAGCGCATCGACTATCCGGCCGCGCGCTGA
- a CDS encoding BKACE family enzyme has product MASTRKVIVTCAPTGAIHTPSMSPHLPVTPREIEDAAVAAAEAGAAILHLHARDPADGRPTQDPAVFAEFLPRIKARTDAVINITTGGSPHMTVAERLRPAHHFRPEVASLNMGSMNFGLYPMLERFREFRHPWEREHLEKSRDLVFKNTFADIEAILTSCGANGTRFEFECYDVSHLYNLAHFVDRGLAKPPFFVQSVFGLLGGIGAHPEDLAHMRRTADRLFGADYVWSILGAGRNQIPLATIGAAQGANVRVGLEDSLWIAPGTLAESSAAQVRKIRQVLEGLSLEIATPADARAMLALKGGDAVNF; this is encoded by the coding sequence GTGGCCAGCACCCGCAAAGTCATCGTCACCTGCGCGCCGACGGGCGCGATCCATACGCCGTCGATGTCGCCGCATCTGCCGGTGACGCCGCGCGAGATCGAGGACGCGGCGGTCGCGGCCGCCGAAGCCGGCGCGGCGATCCTGCACCTGCACGCGCGCGATCCCGCCGACGGCAGGCCGACGCAAGACCCGGCCGTATTCGCCGAATTCCTGCCCCGCATCAAGGCGCGCACCGACGCGGTGATCAACATCACGACGGGCGGCAGCCCGCACATGACGGTCGCCGAGCGGCTGCGCCCCGCGCATCATTTCCGGCCCGAGGTCGCGTCGCTGAACATGGGCTCGATGAACTTCGGCCTCTATCCGATGCTCGAGCGCTTTCGCGAATTCCGGCACCCGTGGGAACGCGAGCATCTGGAAAAAAGCCGCGATCTCGTCTTCAAGAACACGTTCGCGGACATCGAAGCGATCCTGACGAGTTGCGGCGCGAACGGCACGCGCTTCGAATTCGAGTGCTACGACGTCTCGCACCTGTACAACCTCGCGCATTTCGTCGACCGCGGGCTCGCGAAGCCGCCGTTCTTCGTCCAGAGCGTGTTCGGTCTGCTCGGCGGCATCGGCGCGCATCCGGAGGATCTCGCGCACATGCGCCGCACGGCCGACCGCCTGTTCGGCGCAGATTACGTGTGGTCGATTCTCGGCGCGGGCCGCAACCAGATTCCGCTCGCGACGATCGGCGCCGCGCAAGGCGCGAACGTGCGCGTCGGCCTCGAGGATTCGCTGTGGATCGCGCCGGGCACGCTCGCCGAATCGAGCGCTGCACAGGTGCGCAAGATTCGTCAGGTGCTCGAAGGATTGTCGCTCGAGATCGCGACGCCCGCCGACGCGCGCGCGATGCTCGCGCTCAAGGGCGGCGACGCGGTCAACTTCTGA
- a CDS encoding MFS transporter, translated as MSAQHAEALCPPAGDARSSLNRLLFRKLMPLLIAAYVISFLDRTNIAFAKHSMSIDLGLSSAAYGLGAGLFFLTYALFEIPSNLIMHRVGARFWITRIMITWGALSVAMALVRGETSFYAMRLLLGAAEAGLFPGVMLYLTYWFGGEERARATGYFLLGVCVANIVGGPLAGALLELDGALGLHGWQWLFIVEGIPAIVLAFVVWTCLPDRPSDARWLAPELGQALERTLASEQAQSAAAHGAHAFGAALRDPQIWLAIFVYFCHQLTIYTMIFFLPGIVGESGRFTPVVVGLLTAMPWIAAALGAATLPRFARDASQSRRMLCAGLVVMAAGLVCAAYAPPMAALVSVCAAASMFFVVQSIVFTFPASRLSGSALAGGLGLVNTCGLLGGFVGPAVVGAIEQATGHAKNGLAWLAIALVVAALASLRLRHGCE; from the coding sequence ATGTCCGCTCAACACGCCGAAGCCCTCTGCCCACCCGCGGGCGACGCCCGCTCGTCGCTGAACCGCCTGCTGTTTCGCAAGCTGATGCCGCTCTTGATCGCGGCCTACGTGATCAGCTTTCTCGATCGCACGAACATCGCGTTCGCGAAGCACTCGATGAGCATCGATCTCGGCCTTTCATCGGCCGCGTACGGCCTCGGCGCGGGGCTCTTCTTCCTCACGTACGCATTGTTCGAAATCCCGAGCAATCTGATCATGCATCGCGTCGGCGCGCGGTTCTGGATCACGCGGATCATGATCACGTGGGGAGCGCTGTCCGTCGCGATGGCGCTCGTGCGCGGCGAGACGTCGTTCTACGCGATGCGCCTTCTGCTCGGCGCCGCGGAAGCCGGGCTCTTTCCCGGCGTGATGCTGTATCTGACCTACTGGTTCGGCGGCGAGGAACGCGCGCGCGCGACCGGCTATTTCCTGCTCGGCGTGTGCGTCGCGAACATCGTCGGCGGCCCGCTCGCGGGCGCGCTGCTCGAGCTAGACGGCGCGCTCGGGCTGCACGGCTGGCAATGGCTCTTCATCGTCGAGGGCATTCCGGCGATCGTGCTCGCGTTCGTCGTCTGGACCTGCCTGCCGGACCGGCCGAGCGACGCGCGCTGGCTCGCGCCCGAGCTCGGCCAAGCGCTCGAGCGCACGCTCGCGAGCGAGCAGGCGCAGAGCGCGGCGGCGCACGGCGCGCACGCGTTCGGGGCCGCGCTGCGCGATCCGCAGATCTGGCTCGCGATCTTCGTGTACTTCTGCCATCAGTTGACGATCTATACGATGATCTTCTTCTTGCCCGGCATCGTCGGCGAATCGGGGCGCTTCACGCCGGTCGTCGTCGGCCTGCTGACCGCGATGCCGTGGATCGCCGCGGCGCTCGGCGCGGCGACGCTGCCGCGCTTCGCGCGCGATGCGTCGCAATCGCGGCGGATGCTGTGCGCGGGGCTCGTCGTGATGGCGGCGGGGCTCGTCTGCGCCGCGTACGCGCCGCCCATGGCCGCGCTCGTGAGCGTGTGCGCGGCCGCGTCGATGTTCTTCGTCGTGCAGTCGATCGTCTTCACGTTCCCCGCCTCGCGCCTTTCCGGCAGCGCGCTCGCGGGCGGGCTCGGGCTCGTCAACACGTGCGGCCTGCTCGGCGGCTTCGTCGGCCCGGCCGTCGTCGGCGCGATCGAACAGGCCACCGGCCACGCGAAGAACGGCCTCGCGTGGCTCGCGATCGCGCTCGTCGTCGCCGCGCTCGCGAGCCTGCGGCTCAGGCACGGGTGCGAGTGA
- a CDS encoding SDR family oxidoreductase encodes MTALDLLKPYAGLRVLVTGGASGIGLAIADAFAECGGKVHVCDASEKALAMLAGRPSRAALGTTLADVADPAAVERVFADIARTLGGLDVLVNNAGIAGPTGGIDEIDPAQWEQTVAINLNAQFQFARRAVPMLRDAPHGGAIIALSSVAGRLGYAFRTPYSATKWAVVGLVKSLAIELGPLGIRVNAIQPGIVRGPRMRRVIEARAAQLGIDYDQMEARYLEKISLRRMTDPDEIAATALFLCSPGGHGISGQAISVCGNVETL; translated from the coding sequence ATGACTGCACTCGATCTGCTGAAACCGTACGCGGGGCTGCGCGTACTCGTGACCGGCGGCGCGTCCGGCATCGGGCTCGCGATCGCCGACGCGTTCGCCGAATGCGGCGGCAAGGTTCACGTCTGCGACGCGTCCGAGAAGGCGCTCGCCATGCTCGCCGGCCGGCCGTCGCGCGCCGCGCTCGGCACGACGCTCGCCGACGTCGCCGATCCGGCCGCCGTCGAGCGCGTGTTCGCCGACATCGCGCGCACGCTTGGCGGGCTCGACGTGCTCGTCAACAACGCGGGCATCGCCGGGCCGACGGGCGGTATCGACGAGATCGATCCCGCGCAATGGGAGCAGACGGTCGCAATCAACCTGAACGCACAGTTCCAGTTCGCACGGCGCGCGGTGCCGATGCTGCGCGACGCGCCGCACGGCGGCGCGATCATCGCGCTGTCGTCGGTCGCGGGGCGCCTCGGCTACGCGTTTCGCACGCCTTATTCGGCGACCAAGTGGGCGGTGGTCGGCCTCGTGAAGAGCCTCGCGATCGAGCTCGGCCCGCTCGGCATCCGCGTGAACGCGATCCAGCCGGGCATCGTGCGCGGGCCGAGGATGCGCCGCGTGATCGAAGCGCGCGCCGCGCAGCTCGGCATCGACTACGACCAGATGGAGGCGCGCTATCTCGAGAAGATCTCGCTGCGCCGGATGACCGATCCGGACGAAATCGCCGCGACGGCGCTGTTCCTCTGCTCGCCGGGCGGCCACGGAATTTCCGGGCAGGCGATTTCCGTCTGCGGCAACGTCGAGACGCTCTGA